GCGAGGAGTACGTATATTCCCTGCCGGATATCGAGCAATTTCTGGGCTACAAGCTCCCGGTGGAGCCCGTCGCCGACGAACTGCTCGCCGTGCTGCAACCGCCCAAGAGGCGGCGCCGGCCCAGGGAGGGCGCCGCCCGCGGCCGGCGTTCCGGGCCGCGCCGGCCCGGAAGCGGCCCGCGCGGTTTCTAAGAACTCGGGGGGCACGCGGGCGCCAGTATGCGCAACAGCCAGGCGCGGATCTCGAAGAGCTCCTGTGGGCATACCGTGTGCGGCATCGAGTAATCGCGCCACTCTACCCGGTAATCCAACTCCTGCAGGCGCCGGCGCGATCTTTGCGCCAGGGAAAGCGGCACGACGGGATCGAGTTGGCCGTGCAGCATCAAGATCGGAGTCTCCCGGTTTTGCGGCGCGGCCTCGCTGGCCAGGCGGTCGGGCAGGGGCAGGTAGGCGGACAGCGCCAGCAGGCCGGCCAGTGGCCGCGGATAGCGCAAGCCGGCGTACAAGGCGACGGCGCCGCCTTGCGAGAAACCGGCCAGCACGGTCCGGGAGGAATCAATGCCGCTCTTCGCCTCTCCTTCCAGCAAGGCATGGATTCGCCTTGCCGATTCCCGGAAGCCTTCCTCGTCCTCGTCGTGGCTGATGTCGGTGCCGCGCACATCGTACCAGGCCCGCATCCGCAAGCCGCCGTTTACGGT
The window above is part of the Gammaproteobacteria bacterium genome. Proteins encoded here:
- a CDS encoding alpha/beta fold hydrolase, encoding MEIEQEAILLEPTGPSRATVLWLHGLGADGGDFAPVAAELRMPRDLGLRFVFPHAPERPITVNGGLRMRAWYDVRGTDISHDEDEEGFRESARRIHALLEGEAKSGIDSSRTVLAGFSQGGAVALYAGLRYPRPLAGLLALSAYLPLPDRLASEAAPQNRETPILMLHGQLDPVVPLSLAQRSRRRLQELDYRVEWRDYSMPHTVCPQELFEIRAWLLRILAPACPPSS